CTGCATAatatgtgggtcccatgtgGATGATGTCTTTTTCAGTACAACCATTTGTGTGATGTGCAGATTCCTCCCCATGCTGGCATcgtggggaaccctctcccatcaTTTTATTATTCTGCAATTCGAGTGAAGTAAAATAAACTGAAAAAACTATTATCTGTGTGTGGGTGAGGGTGTGTGTGTGGCTTATCTCTAACAGTTGAATATTGTGATTAGGATGTATCAAGTGAAATTGCCactgtttgtgtgtgtgtgtgtgtgtgtgtgcttgcTTTCATGTTTATGGGCTATATCTAACATTTGAATATTGTAGGATGTATCAAGTGAAATTGCTGCTGAGTTACAGGCTATTCCAGATCTGATAATTGGCAATTATAGTGATGGGAATCTCGTTGCATCATTACTGGCTTATAAGCTTGGAGTCACACAGGTCTTTTATCATTATCTGATTGCATGTTTATGCATACCATTGTTAGTTAAACTATTAAGAACCAAATTTtactttgaaaattttgaatggtTTGTGTGCAGTGTACAATTGCACATGCACTGGAGAAAACAAAATATCCAGATTCAGACATATATTGGAAAAAATACGAGGACAAGTACCATTTCTCGTGCCAATTTACTGCTGATATTCTTGCTATGAACCATGCAGACTTTATAATCACCAGTACATACCAAGAGATTGCAGGAAGGTAAGTCCATTTTTTGGCTTGTTAGATATCTTAATGAATTTGCATGCAAGCATATTTATTTGTCTTACCTGTTAGCGTATACTGTTACTTCAAGATGAAAATCCTTGTGCTGTACTGTTGACTGACAAAAGATCAATTATAAtcctttaattatttaattcatGCTCATTTTATATGGTCCTTTGATGTAGTACTCCCTAATGTGTAATCTAATCTTCTCCTGTTTTATGCTACTGCAATTGACTTTTCATACTGGTTTCTTCAGCAACCCTTGTGTGGTTGAAAATAGATTCAATATTTATTCCTGGAATAGagactttatttaattgttttccATGTGAACTTCCTGTCTTTTTTGTAATTGTCTCTCTTTACAACTAGTAATTGTATATGTGGATTGCTTCTAGTATTAGGGCTTAAATGGCCTACTCTTTagttttatgccaagaagatccacaacaaaagctatttttacttgggagactcatggaaagatttagagattgcaagaagatctccatatggtctttgttgacctagaaaaagcttatgataagAGTCCCTATAgagttaatctagcaagtacTAAAGAAGAGAAGTgcttcaagtaaatatgtgggcataattaaaaatatgtatAATAGTGTGGTGGCAACATAAGAATTGTGGGGGATCAAAGTAGTGAATtttcaattacaattgggttacaccaaggatcggCTTTAAGCCCTTGATTTTGTTTgagcttatcatggatgatttaactagagacattTAGGATGAGGTTctttggtgtatgctttttgctgatgatattgttttgtgGATGAGACAAGAGCAAGGAAtaacaccaagttggagttatggatatcaatcttggaatcaaaaggttctAAGATAAATAGAACacagacagagtatatggtgtgtaacttttgTTAAGATAGGACAAATAATGAGGTGCTGAAAATtaatgagagggagattccgaaAAATGATTATCTTAGGAATCCGGACtcaaatcataaataaagaaggtgatacagaggatgatgtttcacaaagaattaaaatatgatggatgaagtggagaggtgtgtttGGAGCGGTATGTGATCAACgtatttctttcaaatttaaagaaaaaatttatagGACGGTTATatgactggctatgatgtatggtgtggaatgttgggcagttaagaagcatcatatagataaattcagtgtagctgagatgaggatgttgagatggatatgTAGCAAAACTTGGAAGGTTAAAGTAAGgaatcatattagagctgatctgtgagtagctccgatacataaTAAGCTACGataaagtcgtttgaggtggcatggccatgttcaacggacgCCTTTTGATGTTCCAGTACGGAAGAGTGATTTGGttcaaattgaaggagctaaaaaaTCCAGGGCAAACTTAAAATAACTCTAGAAggagtggtgaggaaagacatgcgtAGCTTAGGCCTTGTGTCAAGTATGACCTAGaacagagctgattggagggtaaggatcaatgtagccaaccccatttagttgggataaagctgagttgttgttgtagtttgtttttattttattgattaattgattaagcttttattgattattattttAGTTGTCCAATTCATTATGCGATTTGTAGTGTTGTATGGCTAGATCTCCAGCAGTCCCATTGACTTGGCAAAGCCTCTGTTTCAAGATGCACTGAACACTAGGAGACTACTAAGACTGGATGGTTCACAAGTTCTTATATTTTAACTTGCTCAAACCGTTAACCTGGAATTTTTATTAGTAAGTTATTCATGATGAACATAGACATCTGAAACAATGTTCTCAGACCAATCATGATACCTTCCATGCAAATATGAGAGGCCATCATAGATTCAGACATAGAAGCTACAATCTACAAATCAGGATGGTAGTCAACCCCGAAAGCTCAACCGAATCCAATTCCATGATGAACCCAGTGAAGTcatgaatttctatttctactAAGTCCATCATTAGTTGCATTTTGTATTTGTGTTTGTGGATCATAGATGTACATTCTCCTGAGACTTCCTTGGATGTTGATCAAGATAACTCTGTTCTGTTGGTACATTTTCTGTCAAGTGTCAACACATAGAAAGACTAATGGTTTATCTCTCCGTCAATTTTAATTAGCCAAAGACATTCTTTCATGAGCCCATTCTAAAGTTTCAATCAAATCCCGCAAAGTATCCAAGCTAGGAAATTAAGAACATAAATTCAGTAGCCCAGACAAGATGTCAAATAGGAACATCCATGCATACCCCCATTGTGACATCCATAGATTAGCAGATTTGAGAATATGCTTCAAGGACCGATGGTTAACATCGCTCTCATGGGTGGTGTCACAAGAATGAGGAGCAATGGATGATCTAGAAAGATCTCTTGGTCATATTATAATATTGTGATGGATTTGCATATGTCGGTAAAAAGAATTATCTTCTCctttgaaaataataaaaaagggaaagtgCTGAATTGGAACATGAGAAAATGACTGAATTTGCCCTAGTCACTCTCTAGAACAGAGTGGAAGGAGCAGTTTCTTGAATGAGAAACAAGGATCCTATGACTTCGAAGGAATTGAACGATCTTTATCATTTAATATAGTAGTAATGATTTCATTTAATGTAGTAGTCAATATTTCTCTTTATATCAATGCCCATGATACATATTGTTTTCTAGTCCCATGCTTTCTGAAGTATCCCGATCtactttagtttcttcttctttttctttcttgcttcTTGTAGTGCACTTGGATGCTTGGTCATTATAATTATTTTAGTCTTTGCTTCGTGTAAGTTATCCTGTTTTTCTGCagtcaaaaaaaatttacctcAAATTAATCTTATCATGTTCTATCTTCACCCTGGTTTCCTTTGCCCATATGTTACTTCATGGTTTGCTTATTTGTTTTAATTGGGTAGATTCATGAAACGGGTTATCTTCACACATCAGCAtcctttgttatttttttttaactgagTTTTGTCAGTCCATaattggaaacagcctctcctgtgaagcaagggggggggggggggtgaggctgcttacatttgcccctcccagacactgcagtagcgggagcctcatgcactgggacacactttttttcttcagtccataaattgtAAAGATATTAGTACCGGATGCATCacgatgttgttttccatgattGTGCCTAATTGTATAATGGCATATTGGTACTTGGAGGTGCTCGCATGTTAGTGCAATTGTGTTACAATGGATCTGCTACTCTCAAAGATGGTTAATCTTGTATCCTTTTTTTTCTCAGCAAGAATACCGTTGGGCAGTATGAGAGCCACTCAGCTTTCACTCTTCCAGGGCTCTACCGAGTTGTTCATGGTATTGATGTTTTCGATCCAAAGTTCAATATAGTCTCCCCTGGGGCAGATATGACCATATACTTCCCATACtcagagaaggaaaagagactTTATGCCTTGCATGGTTCAATCGAAAAGCTTTTATATGATCCTGAGCAAAATGATGAGCACATGTGAGTATGTTTTGATATTGCCTTctctaatattaaataaataaattatgaaaatgatgctttctttttgtttggatTGTTCAAGTCTTTTCATTGTTCATGTAGCTTTCAGTTATAAACAATGCTAAAACCACTCACATTAAATGAAGGTGAAGCCTGTCCCAATAGTGAAGTGTGACCCGCTAAATGGAATGGGATCCCAACCATGTGTAGCTAGCTCTTATGCACATACTATGTACATGCCAGTGGCATTTCCCTTTCAGTTACTATTAAACGTCACATCTTTTAGCCGAGTCAGTTTAGTAACTCTGCCTGGttttatattataaattttatatatacatattgaGTGCGGCTACAGTATGCTATATGGTCTAGTGTCCCAAACATGAATAATTGGTGGTTGGGTCTGACCTAAAAGAATCAGGCTGACTGGATCATTTTTTACCATCTGGATCTGTACAAGTTTTTTGAGGCTTTATTGAAATTACTCGTCTAGTTTTGGAAATTCTTGATTCGGAGATGCTTGTGTGTGCTGTAAATCATGTTTTGACTGGTTCAATCAGTAGCTCTGCCTGGATTTATTTAACAGAATGTATGGAATGTCTTGAGTCTGATGCTCAGCTCCCATGTATTCAATTCCTGTAGAATCAACATATGGTTCGGTCCTATTTAAAAGATTCTATACATAGTGAATCAAGATGGTCAGATGATTTCTAACCACCCGATCTATGAGTCACTTTTGAAAGTTTCAAGAGGCTGccttgaaaattttcttatgGATTATTCAagttattaaaataaaaaaaaaaaagtcgtTTTTTTTGTTAGATCTGATTCTAGCAATCTCTTAGGTTGGACCAGTCTAAACATACTTCGGTCATGGACAGAAAGCAAATGTCCCAGACCTTAAGAAGAACAATTAGGGCCTCATACCAAGATTTTGCCAGGATTGAAATAAAATCTGCAGATGATCCATTGAATAATCTTAAATGAGAAAGAGCATAACTTGGGAActatatttatttaaatttgatTCACTACTGATGCATCTTTAGCTTATTGAGGAGAATGTAAGTTACCAGATGTAGCTGTTCTAAGTTACCACCAATCGATCTCACTAATATTTTAATTACATGGTTATAGGTTGAAAATAACTAAGATTAACAACAATTGATGTTGcaattaataataaatattttcaGTTCTTAATCTGAATTTATATGACACAGTGGAATGTTGAGTGATCGATCGAAGCCCATCATCTTTTCCATGGCTAGACTTGACAGAGTGAAAAATATGACAGGCCTGGTTGAGCTTTACGGTAAGAATGCCAAATTAAGGGAACTTGTAAACCTGGTTGTGATTGGTGGTTATATTGATGTGAAGAAGTCCAATGACcgtgaagaaattgaagagattGGGAAGATGCATTTCCTCATAAAGAAATACAAGTTGGATAACCAGTTCCGTTGGATATCAATCCAAATGAATCGAGCACGCAATGGTGAGTTTTATCGCTACATTGCTGACACAAGAGGTGCCTTTATTCAGGTAAATAGTGTTTGTTGCCTTCTTTaatccattctctctcctccacacaCACCTTGcattttgtcttcttttttgaCTTTGCTCTTTGCTTCAATACAGCCTGCTTTCTATGAAGCTTTTGGGCTTACTGTTGTCGAGGCCATGACTTCAGGCCTTCCAGCATTTGCAACTCGTCATGGAGGTCCTGCTGAGATAATTGAGCACGGTATCTCAGGCTTCCATAGTGATCCATATCGCCCTGATCAAGCAGCTGAACTTATGGCTGAATTCTTTGAACAGTGCAAGAAGGATCCCAGCACATGGGACAAGATCTCTGAGGGAGGACTGAAGCGAATTTATGAAAGGTCTATCCTTCCCTTTCTGATTCTGTTGGTACTTAAAACACTTGCATATTTTGATgtggtgcaatttttatttcCCTTAGTTACCGTGTCACCTTAAAATTTTGCAGGTACACATGGAAGAAATATTCGGACAGGCTAATGACATTAGCTGGAGTATATGGATTCTGGAAGTATGTGTCAAAGCTTGAAAGGCGAGAGACCCGGCGCTATCTGGAGATGTTCTATATTTTAAAGTTCCGGGACCTGGTGAGGGACTTTTCCTAAGGTGTACTGAAATGAATGATAAAACTTAAGGAACGCTTTTGCTTTCTGCCCCATTTGAGAGCTTAGATTGGCATGAGAAGCACAGTTGCATACTGTGGTTAGTGTCCATTTTAACAATAACTAATGAGCTTCAACATAACAAATTGAAATGGATGGTTAGAGTAAAATAGTTGTGCTTTACCATGATATATTGATTAATCATTGGGAGAACTGTTTCACCttacttgaatttttttcttttttttgcagGCAAATTCCGTTCCACTGGCGGTTGATATCTAGACTAGGTGCTGTTTTGAATGGTTATAACGGAATTTGAATAAAGTCCCTGGTAAATAAAGTCCTCTGTTGATGCTTGTGTTTCTCAAATTGTCAACCGTGAATCCGCTGCTACAGTTCATCTTCAAGTTAGTTCCCTTGAAGTAGAATGTATGTACATTTCTTGTAGGTCTTAATTAATGTATGTTGGCTGCAAGAGTCTCTTCCTCATTGTAGTTTGTCTTTAGCACTAAAAGTATTGATtccaggaagaaaaaaaatttggatggTCTGTGTTAATACCATTAGGTCGTGGACAACATATCCCTGAGATacatttgtggttttttttttatcatttatgGTATCCATCACCAATCGTTTTTAtatgttagggttagggttttaagcacaaggttgcttaaagcattacaccctgagtatctagtttggaatacccagactgctgcctccagctagtatatatagaaaaactagggtttaggtcagatgggctaattactagattgcccctcacagcctgggcattaatacaagtaggattatattagaacatataaagggatattacataaatacccttacaatctcctcctatgttctacatatatccattacacatgtataggaaccattattcaatcagtaattgaatcaatataaattgaatatcaataatccaataaatcaaataagaaataagtaaacttcaagaaataaaactagggttttagatcaaaactaaacccaacaataaatccgaagttccacatgtaagtggctaaaccaaaagaaataatcaaaagaaaaagtccttgcaatccatgtgactttactcatcaagtaagtcatcctcatcgagatccagattcaaccgttctcctccatcttcgccattctctgtaatttgtcaaatatgaatttcataagatattatgaattcaatcatttgcacaatagtatctagttcaacaataagaacttagtatatttcatatatggctgaaggtaaatcaaaaaacaataagcatcatcgtcaagtttctttacaagaactcgatcctatatagtctctatcataaggaccataccatgtttccatttggaatactgtattcgtcatatcagtcatagatttatgttgtatcatcaaatttggaatggtacaccatactatgaaagacatgtcatcaaatttggaatgacataaagactagcacaatatcattgaaacatatcagacattttttcatattcctttgtggaataacaaagtaaggagacttcacatgaaaatttgctacaccatcaagtttggaatggtttcacaaacccccatacttagtaacctaactaagttatctcgAAACATGTAAAtcgtcccgaatgcttaccaaggctagatgagattcgaataattcaaaataatattgggttaggttaagaccgactaaatggtctttaaccccatctcccctgtagttttgaatgttcgatctttgttcaatccctttgtaagggcatctgccgtattatccttcgatctcacatcaatcaaagtgataatcccttgttctgttctataattcagcatagcctgtttcagcctgatgtgtctcctcttaccattaaagagtgagttattcacaatcgtcttggttgcttgattatcacagaatatagatatagagtttaacttaaaactcctcaatggaatatccatgatcagatcctttatccactctgcttcatctcccatgaagctagagcataaagttcgattccatagatgacagagcaatactagtctgtcttttggattttcatgctacagctgctcctcctagtgtaaatacataaccactggtggatctgctgtctcccaaatctgagcaccaagatgcatcagaatatccttccaaagttggaggatgtccattataacataaagcataaccttgagtacccttaaggtatctcatcagcctcgatagggcatcccaatgctcttttccaggattactagtgaaacgactcagcatgcctaccgtaaaggctatgtctggcctagtgcaactcattgcatacatgagactaccaatcagtttagaataatctaactgattcatggtgtcacctgtgttaggtttcaaccgtttgttgtagtcatagggtgtctcaatcggtttacaatcactgtatccccaactagaaagtagcttctcaatgtaatgagtctgactaagggtgatcccttgctcactgaagcttactctcattccaagaatggtgtctaccacaccaagatctttcatatcgaattctttggacaaggtttctttaatgtcactcactacagagagatcagaacctagaatcaacatgtcgtgtacatacaagcaaataatcgcgaccttgtttgactcagaaaaaaaataaaggcacttatccgagttgctggtttgaaaaccaaggctctttactgtcttgtcaaacttctcatgccacaatttaggtgtttatttaagaccatagagagatttgtttaatttacaaactcttttttcagaaccttccatgacaaacccttcaggttggttcatgtagatttcttctgttagatctccattaaggaaagccgtttttacatccatttgatgcacaacatagtgctcaatagatgctatggcaagaagaatccttattgttgccaaatggcagaccggggagtagatgtcaaaataatctatccctctcacctgtttatagcctttagctactaatcgtgctttatacctggctatagacccatccggattaagtttcttcttcagtacccacttacaccctattgtcttggcccctctaggcagatcaacaaggtgccaggtctcattctgtattaaagagctcatttcctcatcaatggcttctttccataacaaggagtccctagatctcatcgcttccttataggtggatggatcagcctttaaatggtaggtcacaaaattctcaccaaaattcttgggtactcgatctctagtagatactcttctagattcgattcaaggagcattgtgggagtagtgtcgaAACAATTGGttgattccaaaggtgattccaGTAACCACTTGAccaaaccaggcaaggtcaggcctttatctctaaggaatttatcctcaaagaatatagcatccctagattctatcaccacattggttgatagatccaaaaattggtctgcagcactgtcttctgtacaacctagatatacacaagtgtttgttctagttcccaccttaggtctcctagggtcttgtatcctaacataagctatacagccccaaaccttaagagtgtcatatctacagggatgattatgccatagttcataaggtgtagaagtcaattttgaatgtgatagtctatttagaatgtgatttgcagtcaacactgcttctccccaatagcaagagggcataccagctgtcaataacatggagtttaacatctctgttaacgtcctgttctttctttcagctatgccatttgattgaggtgagtaaggagcagtagtttcaaggattatgcctgcagaggcacagaattccttgaactctgtcaatttgtattctcctcccctatcacttctaaatcttttaattttcaagttcaactgattttctaccctattcttgaaaattttaaatttttcaaaagcttcatctttagattttaacaggtataaatgacagtatctagaaaaatcgtctataaatgttatcaaatacttccgacctcctctagttgtgtagcttttaaagtcacaaatgtcagaatgtataagttcaagaagttgagtgctcctagaaaacGGTCTGAAcgattttctagttattttagtttgagcatacacttcacatctgttaaatctaattgaagtgtctaatggtaaattatgagttttagctagtttgagcattttcttATAGTTCACATgccctaacctacaatgtagtattttgggatcaagtgaattatggttaacctggtttattgtctcattagctaaactcaacctaaacataccattcaaattataagcacatccaaaataaaaggagttaacagacaatgttactctaccactactaaaagtaatagacatgccagcatcaaccaaaattccaatggaaattaaattcttttcaaaatcaggaaagattttaacatttttcaaagttaatattttacctgatgatagaaccaggttcgctgtcccttgttgagccacttccacgaagtctccatttgcaacagtgacagcCTCTGCTACTTGAATAACATCAGTGAGCaggtccttgctattgcaaacatgacaagtcgttccagagtctaaccaccaatctgaagatgtactggccaacctcttacccttgccaaccatggcaacaaagttagtaggctcagtcttgtccatcagcatgtgaacttccttctgtggtgtgtcagtgttccctttcttaggacccctacactcagatgcatagtgaccccactttccacagttgcggcacttgcccctctttttaaaattagtctttttggcctccaactgttggggttctttcttaggtggcttggattgcctaggatatttcttgggttgtgaaaccaaattggcagatgcctgttgttgtttcaccatctccaagttattcctggctctgttctcatcttcgattctaatgaaccgtttgagatcatccagccccacttgtgttttctttctgtgcatctcagttttaaaggaatgccaggtagagggtaacttaaagataattgcacccactaagaatgcatcaacaacggggatgttttcttggttcaattttgttctcaagttctcaaagtctgttacttgtggaagtatctccttatcttcttgaaacttgaagtccataaacttgtcaaccaagtgagtttttgataggtcttcctttttgaattgggcttctaggttttcccaaatctcttttgcgagtctcatatttactataggtctctgcgcCTATCGAtggcagttcaataggtagtctttgcaaaagtcttcgtcacttatccattgggcttcagttaggt
The sequence above is a segment of the Telopea speciosissima isolate NSW1024214 ecotype Mountain lineage chromosome 7, Tspe_v1, whole genome shotgun sequence genome. Coding sequences within it:
- the LOC122667939 gene encoding sucrose synthase 2-like isoform X2, which codes for MPNPKLGRLPSAREKVEDTLSAHRNQLVSLISRYVAKGKGILQPHHLLDALADVVEEDKGKQKLDDCPLSEVLEFAQEAIVLPPFVAIAVRPGPGVWDFVRVNVDDLSVEQLSVSDYLRFKEELVDGERDDPFVLELDFEPFNASFPRPSRPSYIGNGVQFLNRHLSSIMFRNKDCLEPLVDFLRAHKYKGQAMMLNNRITSVSRLQSALAKAEDYLSKLPPEAPYCDFEHRFQEMGFERGWGDNAERVSETIHLLSDILQAPDPSVLETFLGRIPMVFNVVVLSPHGYFGQAKVLGLPDTGGQVVYILDQVRALENEMILRMKKQGLDITPRILVVTRLIPDAKGTTCNQRLEKIGGTENTYILRVPFRSEKGILRKWISRFDVWPYLERFAEDVSSEIAAELQAIPDLIIGNYSDGNLVASLLAYKLGVTQCTIAHALEKTKYPDSDIYWKKYEDKYHFSCQFTADILAMNHADFIITSTYQEIAGSKNTVGQYESHSAFTLPGLYRVVHGIDVFDPKFNIVSPGADMTIYFPYSEKEKRLYALHGSIEKLLYDPEQNDEHIGMLSDRSKPIIFSMARLDRVKNMTGLVELYGKNAKLRELVNLVVIGGYIDVKKSNDREEIEEIGKMHFLIKKYKLDNQFRWISIQMNRARNGEFYRYIADTRGAFIQPAFYEAFGLTVVEAMTSGLPAFATRHGGPAEIIEHGISGFHSDPYRPDQAAELMAEFFEQCKKDPSTWDKISEGGLKRIYERYTWKKYSDRLMTLAGVYGFWKYVSKLERRETRRYLEMFYILKFRDLVRDFS
- the LOC122667939 gene encoding sucrose synthase 2-like isoform X1, giving the protein MPNPKLGRLPSAREKVEDTLSAHRNQLVSLISRYVAKGKGILQPHHLLDALADVVEEDKGKQKLDDCPLSEVLEFAQEAIVLPPFVAIAVRPGPGVWDFVRVNVDDLSVEQLSVSDYLRFKEELVDGERDDPFVLELDFEPFNASFPRPSRPSYIGNGVQFLNRHLSSIMFRNKDCLEPLVDFLRAHKYKGQAMMLNNRITSVSRLQSALAKAEDYLSKLPPEAPYCDFEHRFQEMGFERGWGDNAERVSETIHLLSDILQAPDPSVLETFLGRIPMVFNVVVLSPHGYFGQAKVLGLPDTGGQVVYILDQVRALENEMILRMKKQGLDITPRILVVTRLIPDAKGTTCNQRLEKIGGTENTYILRVPFRSEKGILRKWISRFDVWPYLERFAEDVSSEIAAELQAIPDLIIGNYSDGNLVASLLAYKLGVTQCTIAHALEKTKYPDSDIYWKKYEDKYHFSCQFTADILAMNHADFIITSTYQEIAGSKNTVGQYESHSAFTLPGLYRVVHGIDVFDPKFNIVSPGADMTIYFPYSEKEKRLYALHGSIEKLLYDPEQNDEHIGMLSDRSKPIIFSMARLDRVKNMTGLVELYGKNAKLRELVNLVVIGGYIDVKKSNDREEIEEIGKMHFLIKKYKLDNQFRWISIQMNRARNGEFYRYIADTRGAFIQPAFYEAFGLTVVEAMTSGLPAFATRHGGPAEIIEHGISGFHSDPYRPDQAAELMAEFFEQCKKDPSTWDKISEGGLKRIYERYTWKKYSDRLMTLAGVYGFWKYVSKLERRETRRYLEMFYILKFRDLANSVPLAVDI